The proteins below are encoded in one region of Parvicella tangerina:
- a CDS encoding uroporphyrinogen-III synthase, producing MKKAVRILSTKKLEQVSVDDLSSIAEVVDYDVLEVQPLVPNKKEFYKNIIFTSFKATLRGLELLGDQAKKYHYFCVGKKSEQHLKAAGLEVYGFANYSKDLAELLIENLRNSSFSYLCSEDRLSTLPDLLSKSNVIFEEVYTYKTEVSKKKPEGRFDIYLWFSPKGVKCMKDIVDAEALHICIGETTAKAAKDAFKEENVYYPETPRMEDVIRIARKKAMVINSVKCAETVTKK from the coding sequence ATGAAGAAGGCGGTACGTATTTTATCGACAAAAAAACTTGAGCAAGTAAGTGTTGATGACCTCAGCTCTATAGCCGAAGTTGTTGACTATGACGTTCTTGAGGTTCAGCCCCTAGTCCCAAACAAAAAGGAGTTTTACAAGAATATCATATTCACGAGTTTCAAAGCAACGTTAAGAGGATTGGAGTTGCTAGGTGATCAGGCAAAAAAATATCATTATTTCTGTGTAGGTAAGAAATCTGAACAACACCTTAAAGCAGCAGGTTTAGAAGTGTATGGTTTTGCTAATTACTCCAAAGATTTGGCTGAGCTACTGATCGAAAACCTAAGGAACTCCTCTTTTAGTTACTTGTGTAGTGAAGATAGGTTGAGTACTTTGCCTGATCTTCTCTCTAAAAGTAACGTGATTTTTGAAGAAGTTTACACCTATAAAACAGAGGTCTCCAAAAAGAAGCCTGAAGGCCGTTTTGATATTTACCTCTGGTTTAGCCCCAAAGGGGTTAAATGCATGAAAGATATAGTTGATGCTGAGGCACTGCATATTTGCATTGGTGAAACAACTGCTAAAGCGGCTAAAGACGCCTTTAAGGAAGAGAATGTGTACTACCCAGAAACTCCAAGAATGGAGGATGTGATAAGAATAGCAAGAAAGAAAGCAATGGTCATCAATTCAGTGAAATGTGCTGAGACCGTGACAAAGAAATAG
- the hemC gene encoding hydroxymethylbilane synthase has protein sequence MIRIGTRKSELAQWQAKFVQDKLKALGYKAELVLIESYGDANLKQPLYDLGVVGVFTKSLDIALLNNDIDIAVHSMKDVPVKLPKGLVQFAVPERGVVEDVFVDNQKNTKIIATSSLRRRSQWLSRNSDYVIEDLRGNVNTRMRKVNDSNWEGAIFAKAGLERIGLLPANHRVLDWMIPAPAQGALLIAGREEDYELKEKIAALNHEATDLCVTIERRILQLLEGGCTAPIAANAVVNDQGQVAVKAGVYSLDGSDVIELDEVYVKRDAESIAQQVFDELVNQGAKEVIKAFKARG, from the coding sequence ATGATAAGAATCGGTACACGTAAAAGTGAATTGGCGCAATGGCAAGCTAAGTTTGTTCAGGACAAACTGAAGGCATTGGGTTATAAGGCTGAATTGGTATTGATCGAATCGTATGGCGATGCCAACCTAAAACAACCGCTGTATGATCTCGGAGTAGTTGGAGTTTTTACTAAGTCTTTAGATATTGCTCTCTTAAATAATGACATAGATATTGCTGTTCACTCAATGAAAGATGTTCCTGTAAAATTACCTAAAGGGCTAGTGCAATTCGCAGTTCCAGAAAGAGGTGTTGTTGAGGATGTTTTTGTTGATAATCAGAAAAATACAAAGATTATTGCTACTAGTAGTTTAAGAAGAAGGTCTCAGTGGTTGTCTAGAAATTCTGACTACGTGATTGAGGATTTGAGAGGGAATGTGAATACCAGAATGAGGAAAGTTAATGATAGCAATTGGGAAGGAGCGATCTTTGCAAAGGCGGGGTTAGAGAGAATTGGATTGTTACCGGCAAATCATCGTGTGTTAGACTGGATGATCCCAGCTCCTGCTCAGGGTGCTTTATTGATTGCAGGACGAGAAGAAGATTATGAACTCAAAGAAAAAATTGCTGCCTTGAATCATGAGGCAACAGATCTATGTGTTACCATAGAACGGAGAATACTTCAATTGTTGGAAGGTGGTTGTACAGCTCCTATAGCTGCGAATGCAGTTGTGAATGACCAGGGACAAGTAGCTGTTAAAGCTGGTGTATATTCGTTGGATGGATCAGATGTGATTGAGTTGGATGAAGTTTATGTTAAGAGAGATGCAGAGTCCATTGCGCAACAAGTCTTTGACGAACTGGTGAATCAAGGAGCAAAAGAAGTAATTAAAGCGTTTAAAGCAAGAGGATGA
- the hemA gene encoding glutamyl-tRNA reductase, which produces MKNQTKKDNFYCVGISYKKADAMTRGKFSLTREAQIEVLQEAKQKEIPLLVISTCNRTELIGYVPSEEVLVDLLCSNAEGTKHDFRKYAFTHKGDDAINHVLKLGTGLESQILGDFEIIGQLKGAFALAKEFGYTNANIERLVNTAIQTSKAVKNNTAFSTNAASTAYAAVQWIKDFLNDSQDVKITLFGTGEIGKVTCANLVKHFPNNSITLVNRTQEKADSLGEKFNVNVAPFSDLEKEVQTSNVLIVATNAPKVTVTADLINAAGNLAIVDLSVPTNVEITSENRACVVTLDELTKVVDKTLEKREQEIPKVKEIIAENFIAFKEWLSHRTHTDAVKAFKDRLLKIKQEEINFQSKKIAGLNEEHMEIVSERIIQKMTKQFITHLKTANGNAGNSIKVMTEIFDLDIKQS; this is translated from the coding sequence GTGAAGAATCAGACTAAGAAAGACAATTTTTATTGCGTAGGTATTAGCTACAAAAAAGCAGATGCTATGACTCGCGGCAAGTTTAGTTTAACAAGAGAAGCGCAGATTGAAGTGCTGCAAGAAGCTAAACAAAAGGAAATACCGCTCCTCGTAATCAGTACTTGCAACCGCACCGAATTGATAGGTTATGTGCCCTCAGAAGAAGTGCTAGTTGATCTTTTATGCTCTAACGCAGAAGGTACTAAACATGATTTTAGGAAATATGCATTTACGCACAAAGGCGATGATGCAATCAATCATGTCTTGAAATTGGGAACAGGGTTGGAGAGCCAGATTCTCGGTGACTTCGAAATCATTGGTCAGTTAAAGGGGGCTTTTGCCTTAGCGAAGGAATTTGGTTATACAAACGCCAACATTGAACGTTTAGTGAATACGGCAATTCAAACCAGTAAAGCAGTAAAAAATAATACAGCATTTAGTACAAACGCTGCTTCTACCGCCTATGCAGCAGTACAATGGATTAAGGATTTCCTAAACGATAGTCAGGATGTGAAAATCACACTCTTTGGTACTGGAGAAATTGGAAAGGTGACTTGTGCGAACTTGGTAAAACATTTCCCCAATAATAGTATTACCTTGGTGAATCGAACGCAGGAGAAAGCGGATTCTCTAGGTGAGAAGTTCAACGTTAATGTAGCTCCTTTCAGCGATTTAGAGAAGGAGGTTCAAACCAGTAATGTGTTGATCGTAGCGACAAACGCTCCTAAAGTTACGGTAACGGCTGACTTGATCAATGCTGCTGGCAATCTGGCAATAGTTGACCTCTCAGTTCCTACCAATGTGGAAATTACTAGCGAGAACAGGGCTTGCGTGGTTACGTTAGATGAATTGACAAAAGTGGTGGATAAAACACTCGAAAAAAGAGAACAAGAAATTCCTAAAGTCAAAGAGATCATCGCAGAAAACTTTATCGCATTTAAGGAGTGGTTGTCTCACAGAACGCATACAGATGCAGTCAAAGCATTTAAAGATAGGTTATTGAAGATCAAACAAGAAGAGATTAATTTTCAAAGTAAGAAAATAGCAGGGTTGAATGAAGAACACATGGAGATTGTGTCTGAACGCATCATCCAGAAAATGACCAAGCAATTCATCACACATCTGAAAACAGCTAATGGAAATGCTGGAAATAGTATCAAAGTGATGACTGAAATTTTTGATCTGGATATCAAGCAGTCATGA
- the hemH gene encoding ferrochelatase: MKKGLLLVNLGSPDSTDPNDVKRYLGEFLMDERVIDLDYWKRALLVKGIILNTRPKKSAAAYKKVWTSEGSPLIVISERLTKKVRERLGSETPVALGMRYGNPSIKSALEELRMKGVDQLFVIPLYPQYAMSTTETVEEKVKEDLQAMEWKVERTFQPPFYNDRNYLKALTSSIAEQIDQNEYDKVLFSYHGIPERHIFKTDRTGLCKIDGSCCNTPSEAHKRCYRHQCLQTTKNVISLLNWSDDKVLTTFQSRLGRAEWLKPYTANTLEELPRKGIKKIAVITPAFVADCLETIEEIGMEGKEEFLHAGGEKYDVVPCLNDRDDFAETIVTWFNGVDS, encoded by the coding sequence ATGAAAAAGGGATTATTATTAGTGAACTTAGGATCACCAGATAGCACAGATCCGAACGATGTAAAGCGTTATCTGGGAGAATTTTTGATGGACGAAAGAGTGATTGACCTAGATTATTGGAAGCGTGCCCTTCTGGTAAAAGGCATCATTCTAAACACAAGACCTAAGAAATCGGCAGCTGCCTATAAAAAAGTCTGGACATCAGAGGGTTCTCCTTTGATCGTTATATCAGAGCGATTAACAAAGAAGGTCAGAGAAAGACTGGGAAGCGAAACCCCTGTTGCTTTAGGAATGCGTTATGGCAACCCCAGCATAAAGAGTGCTCTGGAAGAACTCAGAATGAAGGGAGTTGATCAATTATTTGTTATTCCATTGTATCCTCAATATGCTATGAGTACCACCGAGACCGTTGAAGAAAAAGTTAAAGAAGATCTCCAAGCGATGGAATGGAAGGTTGAGCGTACTTTTCAACCTCCTTTTTACAATGATAGAAATTATTTAAAAGCCTTAACTAGTTCAATTGCTGAGCAAATCGATCAGAATGAATATGACAAGGTACTTTTTTCTTATCACGGAATACCAGAGCGACATATTTTCAAAACGGACAGAACAGGACTCTGTAAAATTGACGGCTCTTGTTGTAATACTCCTTCAGAAGCGCACAAGAGGTGTTACCGCCATCAATGTTTACAGACCACCAAAAACGTTATTTCTTTATTGAACTGGAGTGATGACAAGGTTCTCACAACATTTCAATCCCGACTAGGTAGAGCAGAGTGGTTAAAACCGTACACGGCTAATACGCTAGAAGAATTGCCTAGAAAGGGAATTAAAAAGATAGCAGTGATCACTCCAGCATTTGTTGCTGATTGCTTAGAAACGATCGAAGAAATCGGGATGGAAGGCAAGGAAGAGTTTTTACACGCTGGTGGAGAAAAGTACGATGTAGTTCCTTGCTTGAATGATCGTGATGATTTTGCAGAGACTATTGTAACCTGGTTTAATGGAGTTGATTCATGA
- the hemG gene encoding protoporphyrinogen oxidase: MITEFDHIVVGGGISGLSRAYSLQKQGVKVLLLEKENRTGGVIHSKTTACGVTELGPNSLAITPLLEQLIEELGLNDQLIKANEVANKRYIYLKGKPILINPKTLIFSNKVIGFGSKIKLLSERFKPAKNVPNETLAGVIKRRFNNEILTNLVEPVITGIYAGSPDKLEYKSSMKRMYAMEQEHGSFTKGFLASRKSGNKREIVSFKQGLQQLTDALRDQLEHVSYEAVQFISLPNDKVVVKTSKKNYNANALTLAVPAYVASELLRPIDDQIAKLIDQVEYPSLLGWQVTFKTTSIQHRIPSFGILFPSISKKVIKGIINYSEIFGTNDDCRHFTVFAAANSTNKEQVEQAVIEEFRSVYGVKDEPIESIFTFYEKAIPQFNVGHSELMKTIDAWEKIYPQIKILGNWRTGVAIGDCVNYA; the protein is encoded by the coding sequence ATGATAACTGAATTTGATCATATCGTTGTAGGTGGTGGAATAAGTGGCTTAAGTAGAGCTTATTCATTACAGAAACAAGGAGTTAAGGTTCTGTTATTAGAAAAAGAGAATAGAACTGGTGGGGTGATCCATTCTAAGACGACTGCATGTGGAGTAACCGAATTGGGGCCAAACTCGCTGGCTATCACTCCCCTTCTGGAGCAACTTATTGAGGAGCTAGGATTGAACGACCAGCTGATCAAGGCTAATGAGGTGGCCAATAAACGGTATATCTACTTAAAGGGTAAACCCATTTTGATCAACCCTAAAACCCTAATATTCAGCAACAAAGTGATCGGTTTTGGTTCTAAGATAAAGCTTTTGTCTGAACGTTTTAAGCCTGCTAAGAATGTTCCCAACGAAACTTTAGCTGGAGTAATCAAAAGACGCTTTAATAATGAAATCCTGACCAACTTAGTGGAACCTGTAATCACAGGTATATATGCTGGCTCACCCGACAAATTGGAATACAAGAGTAGTATGAAGCGGATGTACGCTATGGAGCAAGAGCATGGATCTTTTACCAAAGGCTTTCTTGCCTCTCGTAAATCCGGCAATAAGCGAGAGATCGTTTCTTTTAAGCAAGGACTACAGCAACTGACGGACGCACTCCGTGATCAACTGGAGCACGTTAGCTATGAAGCCGTACAGTTTATCTCATTACCGAATGACAAGGTGGTGGTTAAAACCAGTAAAAAAAATTACAATGCGAATGCATTGACACTTGCTGTCCCCGCTTATGTCGCGTCAGAGCTACTTCGTCCGATAGATGACCAAATCGCAAAGCTGATTGACCAAGTGGAGTACCCTTCTCTACTGGGTTGGCAGGTAACCTTTAAAACAACTAGCATCCAGCACAGAATTCCTTCATTTGGGATTCTCTTTCCATCTATATCGAAGAAAGTGATCAAAGGAATCATTAACTACAGTGAGATCTTTGGAACGAATGATGACTGCAGACATTTTACGGTATTTGCGGCAGCCAACAGCACAAACAAAGAACAAGTTGAACAAGCTGTTATTGAAGAATTCAGATCTGTTTACGGGGTAAAAGATGAACCCATCGAATCCATCTTTACATTTTACGAAAAAGCCATTCCTCAGTTTAATGTAGGGCATAGTGAACTGATGAAGACCATTGACGCCTGGGAAAAAATCTATCCTCAAATTAAGATCCTGGGCAACTGGCGAACTGGTGTTGCTATTGGAGATTGTGTAAACTATGCTTAG
- a CDS encoding class I SAM-dependent methyltransferase translates to MDQPNSTNKKAWPTRAAMQQIYELNLWGGQGSFYSGLGSHDPSLVDPYVKRVQSFLRSFEEPLEVVDLGCGDFNVGNQLVPFAKHYDAIDIVPALIERNKQIYQATNLTFGCMDIANDELPPGDVAILRQVLQHLSNAEVKNVVTKLYQYRFVILTEHLPDGTFEPNKDIISGQGIRLKKGSGLNLQLDPFNLKAKHSETWFSVPYSNGKGVITTTLFVL, encoded by the coding sequence ATGGATCAACCCAATTCAACCAATAAAAAAGCCTGGCCAACTAGAGCAGCAATGCAACAGATCTATGAACTCAACCTGTGGGGTGGACAAGGTAGCTTCTATTCTGGTTTAGGATCTCATGATCCAAGTTTGGTTGACCCTTATGTTAAAAGAGTGCAATCATTCCTAAGGTCCTTTGAAGAACCTTTAGAGGTTGTTGACCTAGGGTGTGGAGATTTCAATGTTGGCAATCAATTGGTGCCATTTGCAAAGCATTACGATGCAATTGATATTGTGCCAGCGTTGATAGAAAGAAATAAGCAAATTTATCAAGCAACGAACCTGACTTTTGGTTGTATGGATATAGCGAATGATGAGCTACCACCGGGAGATGTCGCGATTTTGAGGCAGGTACTGCAACATTTATCTAATGCGGAGGTGAAAAATGTGGTGACTAAACTGTATCAATATAGGTTTGTGATCTTAACAGAACATTTGCCAGACGGAACTTTTGAGCCTAATAAAGATATTATTTCAGGTCAAGGTATTCGACTAAAGAAGGGGAGTGGATTGAATTTACAACTAGATCCATTTAACTTGAAAGCTAAACATTCTGAGACTTGGTTTTCCGTTCCATATTCAAACGGAAAGGGGGTAATTACAACTACCTTATTTGTTTTGTAA
- a CDS encoding TspO/MBR family protein, which produces MVIRFIVFLVINFAALGIGGFFTGSGVTSEWYLNLNKAPWTPPGWVFGAAWTTIMILFSIYLAILWPEIEEKRPLILLFGASWLLNVGWNPLFFHFQDVFIALVTIIGLTAIIIWIMFKYWNEVTYFSLLLLPYIVWLVIATSLNAYIYLKN; this is translated from the coding sequence ATGGTAATTCGATTCATCGTTTTTTTGGTCATCAATTTCGCTGCGCTTGGTATAGGGGGATTTTTTACTGGATCCGGGGTTACATCCGAATGGTACTTGAACCTCAATAAAGCTCCTTGGACACCTCCTGGATGGGTTTTTGGTGCAGCTTGGACTACCATCATGATTCTTTTTTCAATTTATCTGGCTATACTATGGCCTGAGATTGAAGAAAAGCGCCCCCTCATCTTGCTATTTGGTGCTTCATGGCTCCTTAACGTTGGTTGGAATCCGCTATTCTTTCATTTTCAAGATGTTTTTATTGCCTTAGTCACCATTATTGGACTAACCGCTATAATCATTTGGATAATGTTTAAGTACTGGAACGAGGTAACATATTTTTCCTTACTTCTACTCCCCTACATTGTTTGGTTAGTGATCGCTACTTCTTTAAATGCTTACATTTATCTGAAGAATTAG
- a CDS encoding T9SS type A sorting domain-containing protein: MKYLFLLSLFWYGLANLNAQQNQNVSQGLVFDREPYLAVDPQNSQHIVVAWMGYKFNELVVIKTRNSTDGGDTWSTTQSIPHFASGNQSADPSIQFDHLGNVYICYIDYNNATMSNGAIYVTKSTDGGNTWNTPVEVISIADCPNKYCIDRPWMEIDRTNGPNQGTIYVTSMNADRNVSPPYNPYLSVSTDGGASFQTPRYLDTINYLAGDDIDQPMPTPAIGTDGTFYAVYPSYVTAQSLYATLIMASSTDGGNTLDHKFILYGGSGTAVTDPLAKKASLLITDDHNSDHLAMIILAQYNGDADIFLSETYDKGQNWSTMERVNQDVVSNGVLQDLVWGDFNADGDLVITWRDRRVSGNAGYEQPTEIFAGVRLKDTASFHEITLTDQIIAHDTILNGKGNDFMCAELIGDTLYAVWGDARASSLNIYMVKTNIIDGVISLSTVHETKMVNAFPNPATDYIRIEGVPAGEKFAILDINGKTVKTGSYYNHIDVNDFKSGVYFVLFSTEQHAVVRFVVE, translated from the coding sequence ATGAAATACCTCTTTTTACTATCCTTGTTCTGGTATGGACTGGCTAATTTAAATGCTCAACAAAATCAAAATGTTTCACAAGGTCTGGTGTTTGACAGAGAACCATATCTTGCTGTAGACCCACAGAACTCACAACATATCGTAGTTGCCTGGATGGGGTATAAATTCAATGAGTTGGTTGTGATCAAAACCCGAAATTCAACAGATGGTGGTGATACGTGGAGCACCACTCAGTCGATTCCTCACTTTGCTAGTGGCAATCAGTCTGCAGACCCGTCTATTCAGTTTGATCATTTGGGAAATGTCTATATCTGTTATATAGATTACAACAACGCAACGATGTCTAATGGTGCGATTTATGTCACGAAATCAACCGATGGTGGAAATACCTGGAATACACCTGTTGAAGTGATTAGTATCGCTGACTGCCCAAATAAGTACTGTATCGATAGACCCTGGATGGAAATTGATAGAACGAATGGACCTAATCAAGGAACGATTTATGTGACATCAATGAATGCAGACCGAAATGTTTCACCACCATATAACCCCTATTTATCCGTTAGTACTGACGGGGGAGCGAGTTTTCAAACACCAAGATATTTGGATACAATCAATTATTTGGCTGGAGATGATATTGATCAGCCCATGCCAACTCCGGCTATAGGAACAGATGGAACCTTTTATGCAGTTTACCCGAGCTATGTCACAGCTCAAAGTTTGTATGCAACGCTCATTATGGCGAGTTCTACAGATGGAGGAAATACACTTGATCATAAGTTTATCCTTTATGGAGGTAGCGGTACTGCGGTTACAGATCCACTAGCGAAAAAAGCAAGCCTGCTTATTACGGATGATCATAATTCAGATCATCTCGCCATGATTATTCTGGCCCAATACAATGGTGATGCTGATATCTTCCTTTCTGAAACATATGACAAGGGGCAGAACTGGTCAACCATGGAAAGAGTGAATCAAGATGTGGTATCAAACGGTGTATTACAAGATTTGGTGTGGGGAGACTTTAACGCTGATGGTGACTTGGTGATAACCTGGAGAGATCGAAGAGTATCCGGAAACGCTGGTTATGAACAGCCTACTGAAATCTTTGCGGGAGTTCGTTTAAAGGATACAGCTTCCTTTCATGAAATAACTTTAACCGATCAGATTATTGCACACGATACTATTCTCAATGGGAAAGGAAACGATTTTATGTGTGCGGAGTTAATTGGCGATACGCTTTATGCCGTTTGGGGCGATGCACGGGCAAGTTCACTTAATATTTACATGGTTAAAACGAATATCATCGATGGAGTGATTAGCCTGTCAACCGTTCATGAGACGAAGATGGTTAATGCATTTCCCAATCCAGCTACTGACTACATAAGGATTGAAGGTGTACCAGCAGGAGAGAAATTTGCGATTTTGGATATCAACGGTAAGACGGTCAAAACAGGTAGTTATTACAACCATATTGATGTCAACGATTTCAAGTCTGGAGTTTATTTTGTGCTTTTCAGTACAGAGCAACATGCCGTAGTCAGATTTGTTGTAGAATAA